Below is a window of Gossypium hirsutum isolate 1008001.06 chromosome A12, Gossypium_hirsutum_v2.1, whole genome shotgun sequence DNA.
GAAGGAATTGCTGGAGATGAGTACGGAAGTGTCACAGCCTCCTATCATGCAGTCATGGAAGAAGAGGCGGAGGGTGCCAGCGGCAGTGGTGGGGTTGCTGATCTGTTTGGTGGTGACGACATCTCGAATGATGTTGTCCAAGTTAGGGCAAGATTGCCTGTAATAGTCAGGCGAAAGTTGGGACTGTGAGAGTGAGAAAGGGATATTGGAGAAGAAAAGGGGAAGGAGGATGAGGAGGAAGAGAAAGGAAGGAAAAGCCATGGGTTCCTTTAGCTTCCTGTCCCTCAATGCCTGTGTCCGAGGGACGGGGGCAGAAAAAGAACGCTAATGTCTTGAATATTGCGCCAATATCCTGGGGATGCGTCCACCTCTGATCTGCTCTCTCGCGCTTCCCTTCCCTCCCTCTTTATTTTAACCCTGTTTCTGTTTTTTCTGTTTTTCCATTTTGGGGTTTTCTTGTTTCCATCCTAAAATTTGGGTGACTTGGCTTTTTCTACGCTTCCCCACTAACATTTCCCATCTGGattatcttttaaataaaaataatatcaaaattagcAATATATGTATAAGTCATTTttatttgcataaaataattattttactatttctaATACTTATTCATATTAAATCACTTCTTGCGTGTGTTTGCTCAATGTTATGGGATAGGGGGATCGTAAAAGGTTTTTCTAAAGAAATTTTTGTCCTTTCCAATCACTTTAATCCAAAATTCAATCAAAcagtcttttcttttttgttattttcacattTATGAATGCTTGAAGAGAGAGATCCAAACCAAAATTGAATAAACAAgctttttggttttcttttgacTTTTTAACTTAGATTAAAATTCCAGTTGATTTGAAAGTTtatctatttactatttttttaatttaaaatcatgatttaagttaaaaaatatattttaacctcAACCCGATTACTTtgattagaattaaaattaaaataacttcaAGAAATAACAATTACAATCATTTATTGAGTCGAGTCAAGAgtgtaaataataaattttctaatttatttatgCACAATTATCTCTTAGACAACGAACATATGTATTTGTGGTGAGtcattcattttatatatttattgagAAAATATGGAAAAGTTTAAGTGAAAGTAACGTGTGAGTCCTCAAACAAAAAGGATAGCAATTGGTCACTTACTAGTTATTAAACCCCTATGTTGACCTCTCTAGGGCCGCATGAGGCTTCCCAATGCTTTCCACTCTTGGTTCGAGTAAAAAATCAAAGCCCCAACACTAATTAGGATCTATAattaattttagggtaaattatttTGCTATTCGCTCAATTATTGGTAAAAGgtttttttattcaccaaattattaaaagttacaaaatatcaCTCAATTATTCGATTTTGTTCCTTTTTTTATCACTAACTATAAAATAGCTAATAAGAATACGACATGACAgctttttaatttaacataataataactttaactcacaatatttatacattatgtcaatttaatcttaattctaaaaaatttaaccctCCACAACATTCACACATAGGGGACACGAACGATCTTCGGATGTCAACTTTTTCTGGCTACTTCCTTTCATCGTGCATTTGCGACAAAGCTTACCATGTGTATACAGAAGACAGTTCAGATCAAACTTAAGTTCGTTTGGGATCCTACGGTTGAGATGAAAGTATGTCTTATTCCTGTCCGCTACAGCAGGGACCCAACCGATGGCCCTAGCAATCTCAAACACCTGCAATGATATTTGAGAGCTAATAAATAAGTtgcaaatataaatttaaacacaACTGGAACAATCTGTTGCTACTCACATGTGTGTCCACTGGGAAATCATCTCGCTGAAGATTGAACATCAAAACACAAGCCACCTGTCAGGCATTGAGAGTTGAGGATTTGTATGGTTAATCTGAAATTTCAATGCTGGTAATATTAAGCAATTTAAAACACGTGATAACTCCAAAAACAGATCACAATCCAAAGAGTTTAAACAGATAAAATATTAAATCTAAACGAGAGACCAGCATTGGAAATGACTAGTAATAGAAATCTTTAACATACTACCTAAACCTAGTCAGTTTGATACAAGGTCTGAAGCATACAGATATCTGATTAACATACATGCTGTAATTCTGTGAATAACATGCAAACTAGCATGGATTGTATGACAAAAGCATGTCATAAATTTACTCTAAAAATACAAGTGATAAATTTAAGTCAAATACCAATGAAATGATGGCAGTAAAAAGAGTAATACCATATTTTGGTGATTGTGAAATTCAATTCAACACCCATGCCAAATTAAATAACAGAAGACAACATTTATGTATTAGATAAAATGAAGATGATCAGGAAGAATAGCACAGGCTTAAAAATGATCGACACTGATAACAAAGGCTTATATAttccatttttctttcctttctcaaaTTTCAATAGATTTCATATAGAACATTGGCAAAGTCAATGAACATATCCTTAACATCATAATCCAACAGGACACTGATTCATTCATCAACGGTTACACACACATGCAATTATGTAAGTGAAAATACATAGAGAATTCATCAAACTTGAGTGCAGGATCTGCAGCTTGTCACTATTTTCCATGCTGAGatattttcaacaattaattcCATGGGTACAGATCACTTATAGCACTTTCTGCCTTAATAATAAGCACCTGAAAAAGGCCATACAACATTCTATACAGCAAATTGTTAGACATTTTCATGTACCATGCACacatacaaagaaaaaaaaaaagcatttagACTATCTGAGTTTCATATTATCTTCGTAGTACTCGTTCATGaaatatgaaactaaagagaTAGATATTATTAAAGGGAAGATGCACTAAATAAACTATCACAGGACCACAAAGATCTTTTATCTGTATCTTTATTTCTAGAAGCAGCTATCCATACGGAATTAGGACAGATGCAGCAATGAGTGAATCTTGGGATGAAATGGGCTCCAAAACACACACCACAGCAATCAACAAAAAGGTGAATATCTCTAGAAGTTTTTGATGTTTCCTATTAGCAGTtaagacatatatatatcttCAGTGAATAACATGTTATTAGTAAATAGAGTAATATCCTAGTAGGCCAAAATTTGAGTATTTTGCTTGACTGCATCTAACTGCAATGACCTTAGGAACCTTTGGTTGAGTTACTaataatcaagtttttttttttccttcccttgAATAATAAAATGAACTATGGATACACTCAGGAGGACCACAGAACTTATAGGATGAtatttaagaaagaaaaagaagtatAACCAAAAGGACATTGATCAAAGACTACAAATGGAGTGAAACTATGATTGAGTAGCAGAAACATTCTATTAAATGGAGCATGGAATTTACGTGATCACAGACATGCATGAATAGAGTCAAATTGCGCTTAAGGCAAAGTAGGTGATTGATGATGTCAAAAGTACATTACTTTTGTGCTTTCAGCATAAAAGGAAAAACAGACTGATTTAAAGGTTGCAAGAGAAAAAGCCACAACAACAAATCTGCCTTTTGAAAagataacaaaaacaaaattgcCATGGACAAGAAAGGCAATGCTTAAAAGGAGTGAGCAATGCTTATTTCCTTTCTTTCAATAGAAGTACTGAATTCAGATTACTTAACATAGATGCTAAAGTCCATTCGAGGAAACTTACTGTCTTAGGGCCAACTCCTTTAAAATTGGAGAGCTCAGACTTAATTTCATCAACCGACAAATCTCGTAAGTACTCCAAGCAGAGTTTGCCTTTTCTCTCATGCAGACAACTCAACACATTCTTAATACAAGAAGCTTTCCTTGGTGCTAAGCCGCCACATCTTATTGCATTTTCTAGACTTTTGGTTTCAGCAGCATATACCTGAAGTAAAACTGACGTTAATACATATATCCCAATTCATCTGATTAAAATGTGACTCCAAATTGGAACACCCTACAAACCAAAGTCTTCAAACTCACCTCTAAAGACTAAAAACCCCTAAAGCCAACATAACTTAAGAAGCATTTTAACTAAAACAACACAATACCATCAAATGCAAAAGCAATTAAAAACatgcaaaatgttccccacacaCACACATATCCAATTCACCATCAACCAAATACATAAGAAGAGCTTTAACGAGAAAAGGGAATTCTTGTTTTTAACGGATAAACCATGAAGCCAATAAAAGCAAATAAGTTAAAACTAACTATAGGTCCAATTTCATAAATACCCATCAAGCCAAAACGagcaaaaatagaaagaaaaaaaaagttgcaaCAAACTAGAAGAAAATCTAAGGAAGCTTACATCTTCCCAGGTGGGAAAAACAGACTTGAGAGAAGCAAAAGCCTTTTGGGAATTAAGCTCAGTAGTATTCTGAGAGAGCCCAATTTTGATCAGACCATCCAACACGCTTTCTTCCTTATCATCCCCATCATCACTGTTAATCAACGGCTCTGACTGTGCTTCGTTACTGAAGGGCTCCATTTTGATGAGCCTGTGACGGCGGTACTTGAGGAATTCTCGAGGGAAACCATGGAGAGCCAAGAGCTCGTCTCTTACGGCTCTACATTCTTCAGGGGTGGGTCTATGGTGACATGGGTATGGCTCTTCAGTGGTTGATTTGGGTGTTTTCTGGGACCGCCCATCCAGCCGAAGCTGCTTTCTTTTGCAGGTTTTCTGCATTTTTTATTTCGCGCTTTTTTTAATGACAAACGATGCCGcccttttgaaaaatttttacagtttttattttagaatctcataataataaatttaatagagaaaaataattagaccTGATCTGGAAAGTACATAgacaaaatttttagaaataaaaatagaggATTAAATTTAAGATATGTGAAGAGAATAGAACCTTGGAGCAAATTTCAATTTATCtaaaaaagtgtttttaaaagatGAAATATCCCCAATAGTTATGAGACTATAATATTAGTATCGTGtccataaacatatataataattttattttttaaacaaaaacaaagtaaataaaaaggtttttttttataaaatcgaaaactaaaattAAGACCTAAAACGTTGAAAGTGataattaaaagtttaagaaaaTTAATAGTAAGAAGATAAATTTAATCATTGATGCAATGATATCTTCAATACCTTTACTAAATTAGTTGTAGTTAATTTAAAGCCGAACAACTAATCTATCCTTACTTTTTGAAGTAATCAAGAGGCAATTCATTTGAAATTACTTCCGTAACCAATAGATAATCTTGTAACTTAACGctcaaaatttaacttaccaacaACATTAAGAATGAGAGGGGCCTAATTCTAACCAATAAACTCACCTCAATGAGGTTCATTTAAGCTAGATATCCACACCACATGATCGTACACTACGACATAAACAAGGTATGCAGTTTGTCACTAGTATTagaatgaattaaataattacaaatttaattattttaattggcAAGGCAACGTTCTAAGCCAAATACCAGTCAAGTGTTTAACAAACCTAAacaaatgtaattaaaatataagatACATGAATACTAAAGAACAAAAGAATTAAGCACAAATTAagtctaataattttattaaatcaaaattcaataatccTTCAACTAGAAAAAAGAGTTTAGAAACCCATAAAATTGTAAGACACATTCAAAAAGTAAATAACTATAATGCAGAAAATAACAAAAGTTCTCTCACTCCCTTTTAGAATATCCTATTTATATTGTCGGATTAACGTAAATTAGCTAAGTTAGAAAAATTTGCTTGAAGTTGTAGAACTcataaatgatcaaaatacccctaaaacttgGTGACACAGGGACACCAACATATTGTGATGCGATTCTGCGTTGAGTCACCAATTCTAAAATTATGGTGCTCGATTTTTTGTTTcatgctttatttatttatcgatGATGTTCAAACTCAAACCATAAATTTTGATAAACTTAATCTAAGtcataaaacaattaattaattatcaaatactaaaaatttataaaaatcaagcataattaaataaaaattcaaacaaaTGCAAATGAGACATTAATCATAGAAAGTAAGCTAAAAAAGAACCAAATGAAATGCTAAACACAAGGGCCTAAAATGTAGAAATAAGCAATCATCAATAACTTGTATCGACAAAAGCCCGAAGCTACAAATTTCAACTTTAATGTTTGGTCGCAAAAGTTATTTTAAAAGTAGTTTTTATCTTTGAAATTCTTTAATATTGTTTATGGTTTTGCATTTAGGTGTAAAAGCTTTTTTTGTTACTAAAAATTCGCTTTTTATCtcttattttgtagctttttTTCAAAAGCAATAGGGAAGGTCTTAAAAATGTTTTTCTAAGTTAAACCAATTTTTCAAACCAACTTTTTAATTCAAAAGTTAACATTTTAAAAACCGAATTAGAGtgccaaattatattttttgtctttcatttaatttatatataaaatataaattaatatgatatatatttaaattaagttttacaaataatttatacttcatatattataatattaacaatggattattgtaaattattatgaactaaattaaatatttaatatcaaaataatactaCCATACCATTGTCTTAACAATAAAAAAGACAGGAGgaaaaaaaatcccaaatcaATGCCAAGCCGTTAAAAGTAGACTGGTTTagcatattattttaatttgttgatGTACATATGCAACTACCCGTTGATTTCAATTTAAacttacttaaaaaatatttataccatTATAAAGTGTTTTGCCTGAAAACCTTTACCACAGTGATAttcaacatataaataaaaatttgattaaaagttgttgtttttcttttgcaaGAGAAACAAAAGAAATCCCATGCTTTAGCATATTGAAAATTAAGCATCAATTTCCAAATGTGgagaaaataattaaagataCGAGTAGTTGAATAATCGGAATAGAAGAGAATGCAAACGAAACCAGaaagctttaaaacaaaaaaaaaagctgGGTAAGGGCTACGCCTTCAGTTTTACCGAGTATTTATTACTTTTACCGTTGCTGTTGCTGGCATAATCCTCAAAAGAAGCATCCTACGGGAAATACTGCCAAGTTTTTCTCCTTAAATTGTATAAAAGAAGATGAAGTGTTAATACTAAAAACTTGAGCTGCACATTCGTTGagtattctttttttaatatgatCAACTGAATCCCAGCTTCAATACTAATTTAAATGGAAGAGAAGAAAAACGATAATTAATGATTCACTGCTGAAAATATATGCAGCTACCAAGCAAAACCCTAGTTTAAGTGTTATTTTTATTGTACTTAGGGTTGCAGGCCACTGGGAAAGAATTTCATCAAGTTAATTTCTGAGACCTTTACGACAAGAAAATCTGTCAAGAGTTCAAAGGATTTTGGTCAAGGTTCCATGGTAATAATACCTGTTTGCATATGTCatgatgaatatttatatttttgtatcaGATCACCAAACAaacaaaatttaagaaaagaCAAAGGAAACATGTTGGGAGATTTGAGAGAGAAATTGGGGGGGGGGGgcaacatacaattaacatatcaccattatcttcttcttctttcataAATGATATTGCCACAATGTTCTCCATCTAAAACTCTTTCTTCACTTAAATATTGCATAGCATCCTTGAGTACTGCTTTTGATCTGATGCCCTTCTCACCTTTGGTCTGCTCCACAACTTTATCATCCGACATTGGGAGATCAGCCCTACCGCCAAGAACACCATCAACAAACACCATGCCTATAGTATGGCcccatagaaaaaaaaaaaaaagaagaagaagcaaggCTAGCTATTGCTACATCTTTTGATATAAGTGATGGATCAAAgtagtgaaaaaggaaaaaactcCATgtcaactaaaataaaataaataaataaaacttatatGAATTGCTTAAATCTAGCAAATAAATCGGACCGAGAAGCTTGATTCCCCGTATAGAGTTGTTGGATCTTCTGAAACAAAAAGACCCTTCCACTCATAACACATAGTAGTAAAAGACTTTGTTTAAGTGAAAACTGAAAGTAGTCTCATCACTGCTTGCtatacttcttcttcttcttctttttcctcttcttcttcttggtGGTGGTTGTAGTTCTGTTGTGGTTGTTTAGCTTTGAGACTTGGGTTGTGAGCTTGGATGATGTTGAAAAGAAAGTGGGGATGATCATGATGACGATAAGTGgtagtggtggtggtggtggtggtggtggtggtggtggtgagggGGTAATGATGATAGTATTCAAGAGTCAGAAAGATAGGAATAAGGACTTGGAGGAGGAGTCCATGATGCTTGATGTTTGCTGTTCATCTTTTAGACCAACTAAAATTCCAGCCTATTGCGTGACCTTCACCTCCATCCTATTACATCTATGTGGCTGAAATAAAGGATCAAATTCACACCCAACAAGTTTTTAACTCTTTATTTTTATccctttttatataattatttgaacacacatttaaataatattttaaaaataattataataaaattaagcttaatttactatttaacccttaaattatatatattttttacttttaatatctaaattttttttttggcgcAACTATTTGTTAGTCAATTTtcttaacagactttaaaaaacaTTCCACCAATTAAAAAAGGCCACGTGCTATCACCACTAAAAATCTCTCTCTCCTTTCTCATGTTAATTCTCACCATATTTCCCTTCTTCTCACCTGCGCTGCCATCACCATCACCAACCTTCTCCGACCAGCCCACAAAGTGTAATGACAGACCTCTTTCCAGCTCCAACCTCATTCTTGAAGAAGCTATAGCTTTAGAGCTCTCTGCAGCTTCATTGCACGTAGACGATAACGCTCCCCCACCACTACCCTTTCTTCCTTCTGTTGAGTTGATGTTGCAGATAAAGGAGAGGGAATAAAAGATTGTGTGCTGTATAGAGAGATGATTGTTGGATAAGGTAAGTTGATTATGGTTGGCTGCCAAAACATGAGATGAGAATCTTGGACCCTTTAAAATGAAAAAGCTACTTCTCTGTCAAAAACATATTTCCAACACATTACCAGCTCAATGAAACAAATAGTAGGAGATGACTTATATGAGTGGGTTAAGATTACTTAATTATAGGAAAtgaagaatatataaatatacacacacgtacatatatatatacgtaaatCGATTGAATAACACACATACGTAAATATATATACGTAAATCTATTGAATAAcgggtattttagtaaatattGTTTCGAATGTGGGTTTATGAAGGTAGTTGTTATTTGTGATTTTATATGCCTTTGACTGTGGATTACGTGTTGTTCTTGATTTGGTGGATTTATTGGGTGTTGCTTTTATATTGTAAATCTGGTTTTAAAGAAGTTTGTAATTGCTTTTGATTTTCGATTTCTTGCTATGAGAAAATAAGATGGAAGTGGCAACACTGAGATTTTTTCTCGGACCATCTAATTACCAGgatatttagaaaataataaacattGAAGTATGACACATCTATGGTTGGTGTTGGTATAAACATCGAAGAACGACATACATATGATTGATATTAAACTTAGCAAAATTTGGATAAGAAATCAtttgaattataactatttatctgaaaaagatgaaagaaaaatttaTGTTCATCacatgattttgtttgcttagCGAAAGGGAATTGAGCTTGCAGGATTTAAaggctgtttttttttttttaaatgttgatgaaAGGGAGCACCTTGACTACTTTAAGCATGATTTTTAAAACTATTAGGAAATTTTGAGGTGGTTTAAGGCTGCTTCGATGGTTTCCCATTACCGTGGTGAGTCTAGTAGTGAAGGAGCTGGAACGGAGATTGGGGGGTGCGATGGTTTATCTGCAGGGTGAGGAATTTGATTGGTGGAAAGAGATGAAAGAAAATATTCTGATTGGTGGGAGGAGGTGAAAGAGAGAGAGTTTAAGCAAATATtgcattttacttttatttcggTCAAAACAGGGAGAGAATGGCATGTGGTtgaatgatttttctaaaaattattggagaatgatatttcaattattaaattggAGAAAAAGAATTTagtggaaaaataaaaagggtgaAAGTGTAAATTAATAGTTCCAATAAGAAAATACAAATTGATTTCTTTCTTCAAACTGAGAATTATGACGAAACCCCTAGGCAGCTTTTCCTTGTTCTGAAAGAAAAAAGGACAAGTCCCACGCTTTCTTTTTCCtcaattaatttgaattttttattctatCATGACGATAGTTATCATTTCACCACTTTTTTGCAAAACCTTCCAATTGCAAAGGTCCATCCTGTCCCCTTGACATTTGAGCTTAACGTTAGTTATTTACCATTACACCACCTACATTAACTAATTAATTGCTActaattctttcataaatcaacccaatttatttttaagtttattcttATTTGATttgtatttattaaatattttaaaatttttatttgtattcatttgtttaaaattatgtgtgtttatatttatttatttaatattcacgAACATGTTTGTGTAATTGATTAACTTAAACGTACATAAATGTTCATTAAAATATAATCGGACATGTTCAcgaataataataaacaaataaacataaatgaacactattttttagatttaaaataattaaatataaatattatattgtaaataaaaaaaagtataaaaatcaaaataattttattactatctactaatgaaatagtaaataagctttaaatgatttattaaacgAATACAAACGAGTTTATTCATGAAAATAAACAAACTAAACAAGTTGTATTTGTATTTGATTCGTTTAATAAacgaattaattaaataaacaaaacaaaaattcaaCCATTGATAAATAAGTCCATATTTAACCCTACTTAACCTCAAGTAACatgaaatttaacaaattaattaggTCACTTGCATAGTTTTGGAGATTGAATAATGAATAATATGATTGCagcaaaaagggaaaaataaaaaaaaggttttttataTA
It encodes the following:
- the LOC107941538 gene encoding putative DNA glycosylase At3g47830 is translated as MQKTCKRKQLRLDGRSQKTPKSTTEEPYPCHHRPTPEECRAVRDELLALHGFPREFLKYRRHRLIKMEPFSNEAQSEPLINSDDGDDKEESVLDGLIKIGLSQNTTELNSQKAFASLKSVFPTWEDVYAAETKSLENAIRCGGLAPRKASCIKNVLSCLHERKGKLCLEYLRDLSVDEIKSELSNFKGVGPKTVACVLMFNLQRDDFPVDTHVFEIARAIGWVPAVADRNKTYFHLNRRIPNELKFDLNCLLYTHGKLCRKCTMKGSSQKKLTSEDRSCPLCVNVVEG